One genomic window of Paraburkholderia phytofirmans PsJN includes the following:
- a CDS encoding DoxX family protein — protein MRYTLFENQKDAVILVARVLLMVLFVMFGWSKLTGFSGTVAYMTSSGAPVPELSAVIAVVMEFVVGIALLVGFFTRPLALLLAVYTLGTAFIGHHYWNMTGAVQYDNMIHFYKNISIIGGLLLLCVTGAGKYSIDRR, from the coding sequence ATGCGCTATACGCTGTTTGAAAATCAGAAGGACGCGGTCATCCTCGTCGCCCGTGTTCTGTTGATGGTGCTGTTCGTCATGTTCGGCTGGTCCAAGCTCACGGGCTTCTCCGGCACCGTGGCTTATATGACGTCGAGCGGCGCGCCGGTGCCCGAGTTGTCGGCGGTGATCGCCGTGGTAATGGAGTTCGTTGTTGGCATCGCGCTGCTGGTCGGTTTCTTCACGCGGCCGCTTGCGTTGCTGCTCGCGGTTTATACGCTCGGCACCGCGTTTATTGGCCATCATTACTGGAACATGACCGGCGCGGTGCAGTACGACAATATGATTCACTTCTACAAGAACATCAGCATCATCGGCGGACTGTTGCTGTTGTGTGTGACGGGCGCCGGGAAGTATTCGATTGATCGGCGTTGA
- the prpR gene encoding propionate catabolism operon regulatory protein PrpR, with product MKRFVERFNVDGSAAVSTFTSSHTNPDPGRPGIALVSISRLQSLCETVAPRYAGRAKIFSVREGYGAAVTALQAYVDAGSVDVVLAAGSNGAYLRDNLNVPVVMVKVNGFDVLSAITRATTTWPNAQIGLVLHETISHELADLSAWLKVSLKQRAYRSVDEVRLAVDSLAAEGCSVIIGPGMACDFAQQAGLASVFLYSLGAVEEAFERSVELARVSRQKESKRVRLNTIVAHLRDGVAAFDDAGQVEAVNPAMLDLLGLDREQDVPAQVERAVGPLLRETIEHNLPIEERIEQIGGRALIVNCVPIVEQGVRSGSVITLQDALVAQRIDRSLRTSQRPKHLVARHQLDDLIGNSAALERVRRLARAGAAHDATVLLSGESGTGKELVAQGIHNASRRRGNPFVAFNCAALPEGLIESELFGHEEGAFTGARRGGKPGLFEIAHTGTIFLDEIGEMPAALQSRLLRVLQEREVMKLGSGRATPVDVRVIAATHRDLHALVEQGAFRADLYFRLNLLQLKLPPLRDRRDDVPQLARYLLSRSALQYGLTEGASERVLAFLAPLFEHYAWPGNVRELENLLTRAAIYCGDAAGDAGQDWQAMFPEFGRMKAAAATLSDFGVSGTKNGANGVNAAAEPAPSRISPTRGDVLHALEQAGGNRAAASRALGIGRTTLWRLLKD from the coding sequence ATGAAACGTTTCGTGGAACGTTTCAACGTAGACGGGAGCGCCGCGGTGTCCACTTTCACGTCGTCCCATACGAATCCCGATCCGGGCCGCCCAGGCATTGCTTTGGTGAGTATCAGCCGGTTGCAGTCGCTTTGCGAGACTGTCGCACCGCGCTATGCCGGGCGCGCCAAAATCTTCTCCGTCCGGGAGGGCTACGGCGCCGCCGTCACCGCCTTGCAGGCTTACGTGGACGCGGGATCGGTCGACGTCGTGCTGGCCGCTGGTTCGAACGGCGCCTACCTGCGCGACAACCTGAACGTGCCGGTCGTCATGGTCAAGGTGAACGGCTTCGACGTGCTCAGCGCAATCACCCGCGCCACGACCACGTGGCCCAACGCGCAGATCGGCCTCGTGCTGCACGAAACGATCTCGCACGAACTGGCCGACCTGAGCGCGTGGCTGAAAGTCAGCCTGAAACAGCGCGCCTACCGTTCGGTCGACGAGGTGCGGCTCGCAGTCGACAGCCTCGCCGCGGAAGGCTGCAGCGTCATCATCGGCCCCGGCATGGCGTGCGATTTCGCCCAGCAGGCGGGCCTCGCGAGCGTTTTCCTGTACTCGCTCGGCGCGGTCGAAGAAGCGTTCGAGCGCTCGGTCGAACTGGCTCGCGTGAGCCGCCAGAAGGAATCGAAGCGCGTGCGCCTGAACACGATCGTGGCGCACCTGCGCGACGGCGTCGCCGCTTTCGACGACGCCGGCCAGGTCGAAGCCGTCAATCCCGCCATGCTCGACCTGCTCGGCCTGGATCGCGAGCAGGACGTGCCCGCGCAAGTTGAACGCGCTGTCGGGCCTTTGCTGCGCGAGACGATCGAGCACAACCTGCCGATCGAGGAGCGTATCGAGCAGATCGGCGGGCGCGCGCTGATCGTCAATTGCGTGCCGATCGTGGAGCAGGGCGTGCGCTCCGGCTCGGTCATCACGTTGCAGGACGCGCTGGTCGCGCAGCGGATCGACCGCTCGCTGCGCACCAGCCAGCGGCCGAAGCATCTGGTCGCGCGGCATCAACTGGACGATCTGATCGGCAACTCGGCGGCGCTCGAGCGCGTGCGGCGGCTGGCGCGCGCGGGCGCCGCGCACGACGCCACCGTGCTCCTGAGCGGCGAAAGCGGAACCGGCAAGGAACTGGTCGCGCAGGGCATCCACAATGCGAGCCGGCGGCGCGGCAATCCGTTCGTCGCGTTCAATTGCGCGGCGTTGCCCGAGGGACTGATCGAAAGCGAACTGTTCGGCCACGAGGAAGGCGCGTTCACGGGCGCGCGGCGCGGCGGCAAGCCGGGGCTGTTCGAAATCGCCCACACGGGGACGATTTTTCTTGATGAAATCGGCGAGATGCCGGCGGCGCTGCAAAGCCGTCTGCTGCGCGTGCTGCAGGAGCGCGAGGTAATGAAGCTCGGCTCGGGACGCGCCACGCCGGTCGACGTGCGGGTGATCGCCGCCACGCACCGCGATCTGCACGCGCTGGTCGAGCAGGGCGCGTTTCGCGCGGATCTGTATTTTCGTCTGAATCTGCTTCAGCTAAAATTGCCGCCGCTACGCGATCGGCGTGACGATGTGCCGCAACTGGCGCGTTACCTGTTGAGCCGCAGTGCGCTCCAATATGGCTTGACGGAGGGCGCGTCCGAGCGAGTGCTGGCGTTTCTCGCGCCGCTGTTCGAGCACTACGCGTGGCCCGGCAATGTACGGGAACTGGAAAATCTGCTGACGCGTGCCGCGATCTATTGCGGCGATGCAGCGGGTGACGCCGGTCAGGATTGGCAGGCGATGTTCCCGGAATTCGGGCGCATGAAGGCGGCCGCCGCGACGTTAAGCGACTTCGGCGTGAGCGGGACAAAAAACGGCGCAAACGGTGTGAATGCCGCCGCGGAGCCCGCCCCAAGCCGCATCAGCCCAACGCGCGGGGACGTGCTCCACGCTCTCGAACAGGCCGGCGGCAACCGCGCTGCGGCGAGCCGGGCGCTGGGCATTGGCCGCACTACCCTCTGGCGTCTTCTGAAGGACTGA
- the ahpF gene encoding alkyl hydroperoxide reductase subunit F, with the protein MLDANLKTQLKTYLEKVSRPIEIVASLDDSAKSQELLALLNDIATLSERVNVIERRGDAERKPSFSIGEPGKDTGIRFAGIPMGHEFTSLVLALLQVGGHPVKLEDAVIEQIRNLDGDYQFETYFSLSCQNCPEVVQALNVMALINPRIRHVAIDGALFQNEVEARQIMAVPTMFMNGEVFGQGRSGVKEILAKLDTNAGARAAKELEKKPVFDTLIVGGGPAGAAAAIYSARKGIATGVVAERFGGQVLDTLAIENFVSVTETEGPKFATALEQHVKTYEVDIMDVQRAEALIPGRINEVRLANGAVLKAKTIILATGARWREINVPGEREYRNHGVAYCPHCDGPLFKGKRVAVIGGGNSGVEAAIDLAGIVREVTLFEFGATLRADEVLQRKLRSLANVTVVTQAQTTEITGDGKKVNGLVYKDLRSGEVKQIELEGVFVQIGLVPNTEWLKGTVELSKHGEIVVDARGATSVPGVFAAGDVTTVPFKQIVIAVGEGAKASLSAFDHLIRNSEEVEVVGEAEVAVAV; encoded by the coding sequence ATGCTTGATGCCAATCTCAAGACTCAATTGAAAACGTACCTCGAAAAGGTTAGCAGGCCTATCGAGATCGTCGCGTCGCTCGACGACAGCGCAAAATCGCAAGAGCTGCTGGCATTGCTGAACGATATCGCGACGTTGTCGGAGCGCGTCAACGTGATCGAGCGTCGTGGCGACGCCGAGCGTAAGCCGTCGTTTTCGATCGGCGAGCCGGGCAAGGACACGGGCATCCGTTTCGCCGGCATTCCGATGGGTCATGAATTCACGTCGCTCGTGCTTGCGTTGTTGCAGGTGGGCGGTCATCCGGTCAAGCTCGAAGATGCCGTGATCGAACAGATCCGCAACCTCGACGGCGACTATCAATTCGAAACGTATTTTTCGCTGTCATGCCAGAACTGCCCGGAAGTCGTCCAGGCACTGAACGTGATGGCGCTGATCAACCCGCGCATCCGCCACGTCGCGATCGACGGCGCGCTGTTCCAGAACGAAGTCGAAGCGCGCCAGATCATGGCGGTACCGACCATGTTCATGAACGGCGAAGTGTTCGGCCAGGGTCGCAGCGGCGTGAAGGAAATCCTCGCGAAGCTCGATACCAACGCCGGTGCGCGCGCCGCGAAGGAACTGGAAAAGAAGCCAGTGTTCGATACGCTGATCGTCGGCGGCGGCCCTGCGGGCGCGGCTGCGGCGATCTACTCGGCGCGCAAGGGTATCGCGACGGGCGTGGTGGCGGAGCGCTTCGGCGGTCAGGTGCTGGACACGCTGGCCATAGAAAACTTCGTCTCCGTGACGGAAACCGAAGGACCGAAGTTCGCCACGGCGCTCGAGCAGCACGTGAAGACTTATGAAGTCGACATCATGGACGTGCAGCGTGCTGAGGCGCTGATCCCGGGCCGCATCAACGAAGTGCGTCTGGCAAACGGCGCGGTGCTCAAGGCCAAAACGATCATTCTGGCGACGGGCGCACGCTGGCGCGAAATCAACGTGCCGGGCGAGCGCGAGTACCGTAATCATGGCGTCGCGTACTGCCCGCACTGCGACGGTCCGTTGTTCAAGGGCAAGCGCGTCGCGGTGATCGGTGGCGGCAATTCCGGTGTCGAAGCGGCGATCGATCTGGCGGGTATCGTGCGCGAAGTGACGCTGTTCGAGTTCGGCGCCACGCTGCGCGCTGACGAAGTGCTGCAACGCAAGCTGCGCAGCCTCGCGAATGTGACCGTCGTCACGCAAGCCCAAACCACGGAAATCACCGGCGACGGCAAGAAGGTCAACGGTCTGGTCTACAAGGATCTGCGTTCGGGCGAAGTGAAGCAGATCGAACTGGAAGGCGTGTTCGTGCAGATCGGTCTCGTGCCGAACACGGAATGGCTCAAGGGCACGGTCGAGTTGTCGAAGCACGGCGAGATCGTCGTGGATGCGCGCGGCGCGACGTCGGTGCCGGGCGTGTTCGCCGCCGGCGACGTGACCACGGTACCGTTCAAGCAGATCGTGATCGCCGTGGGCGAAGGCGCGAAGGCATCGCTTTCCGCGTTCGATCACCTGATCCGTAATAGTGAAGAAGTGGAAGTGGTTGGTGAAGCTGAGGTTGCAGTAGCGGTTTGA
- a CDS encoding alkane 1-monooxygenase, with product MATSQAAPARWVDGKRYLWLLGALTITLPLHAANFALQTGWHIFWWFGPIFVFGIIPVLDHLIGDDPGNPPEHIVSTLEKERYYRRVVYLATFIEYVSFFGALWIVGTHAMTWYDYVGFALSLGAATGVSINTAHELGHKTDRFERWLAKITLAPVAYGHFFVEHNRGHHVRVATPHDPASARYGESFWAFLPRTVLGSIASAWRLEKQRLTRLGKSPWTWRNEVLHAWAMTVALWGAMIALYGKTVVPFLLIQAVYGASLLEVVNYLEHYGLGRKQLASGRYERCQPQHSWNSNRIVTNLFLYQLQRHADHHANPTRSYQALRHFDGAPQLPSGYATMIMLAYVPPLWFRVMNPRVVAHYRGDMAQSNIRPAIRERVLAKFAG from the coding sequence ATGGCAACATCGCAAGCGGCCCCCGCGCGCTGGGTCGACGGCAAGCGCTATCTATGGCTGCTCGGCGCACTAACAATCACCCTGCCGCTGCACGCCGCAAACTTTGCCCTGCAAACCGGCTGGCACATTTTCTGGTGGTTCGGCCCGATCTTCGTGTTCGGCATCATTCCGGTACTCGACCACCTGATCGGCGACGACCCCGGCAATCCGCCAGAGCACATCGTCTCCACGCTCGAAAAAGAGCGCTATTACCGCCGCGTCGTGTATCTCGCCACGTTTATCGAATATGTGTCGTTCTTTGGCGCACTATGGATCGTGGGCACGCATGCAATGACGTGGTACGACTACGTGGGCTTTGCGCTCTCGCTCGGCGCGGCGACCGGCGTGTCGATCAACACGGCGCACGAACTCGGTCACAAGACGGACCGCTTCGAGCGCTGGCTCGCCAAAATCACGCTGGCGCCGGTCGCTTACGGCCACTTCTTCGTCGAACACAATCGCGGGCATCACGTGCGGGTAGCGACGCCGCACGATCCGGCCAGCGCGCGCTACGGCGAATCGTTCTGGGCCTTTTTGCCGCGCACGGTACTCGGCAGCATCGCGTCCGCATGGCGGCTCGAAAAGCAGCGCCTGACGCGCCTCGGCAAGTCGCCGTGGACGTGGCGCAACGAGGTTCTGCATGCGTGGGCCATGACCGTGGCGTTATGGGGCGCCATGATCGCGCTGTACGGCAAGACCGTGGTTCCGTTCCTGCTGATCCAGGCGGTGTACGGTGCGTCGCTACTGGAAGTGGTCAACTATCTGGAGCACTACGGTCTCGGCCGCAAACAACTCGCGAGCGGCCGTTACGAGCGTTGCCAGCCGCAGCATTCGTGGAACAGCAATCGCATCGTGACCAATCTCTTTCTGTATCAGCTGCAGCGTCACGCCGATCATCACGCGAATCCGACGCGTTCGTATCAGGCGCTGCGTCACTTTGACGGCGCGCCGCAACTGCCGTCGGGTTATGCCACGATGATCATGCTCGCGTACGTGCCGCCGCTCTGGTTTCGCGTGATGAATCCGCGCGTCGTCGCACACTATCGTGGCGACATGGCGCAGTCGAATATTCGACCTGCCATTCGCGAGCGCGTCCTCGCGAAGTTCGCGGGTTAG
- a CDS encoding 1-aminocyclopropane-1-carboxylate deaminase codes for MNLQRFPRYPLTFGPTPIQPLKRLSDHLGGKVHLYAKREDCNSGFAFGGNKTRKLEYLIPEALAQGCDTLVSIGGIQSNQTRQVAAVAAHLGMKCVLVQENWVNYSDAVYDRVGNIQMSRILGADVRLVADGFDIGFRKSWEDALESVRAAGGKPYAIPAGCSDHPLGGLGFVGFAEEVRQQEAELGFKFDYIVVCSVTGSTQAGMVVGFADDGRAERVIGIDASAKPAQTREQITRIAKQTAEQVGLGRDITSKDVVLDERFGGPEYGLPNDGTLEAIRLCARLEGVLTDPVYEGKSMHGMIEMVRNGEFPEGSRVLYAHLGGVPALNGYSFIFRNG; via the coding sequence ATGAACCTGCAACGATTCCCTCGTTACCCGCTGACCTTTGGGCCGACGCCGATCCAGCCGCTCAAGCGCCTGAGCGACCACCTCGGCGGCAAAGTGCATCTGTATGCGAAGCGCGAAGACTGCAACAGCGGCTTTGCGTTCGGCGGCAACAAGACGCGCAAGCTCGAATATCTGATCCCCGAAGCGCTCGCGCAGGGTTGCGACACGCTCGTGTCGATCGGCGGAATCCAGTCGAACCAGACACGCCAGGTAGCGGCCGTGGCGGCGCATCTGGGCATGAAGTGCGTACTGGTGCAGGAGAACTGGGTGAACTACTCGGATGCGGTCTACGACCGGGTCGGCAACATTCAGATGTCGCGCATTCTCGGCGCCGACGTGCGCCTCGTGGCCGATGGTTTCGACATCGGCTTTCGCAAGAGCTGGGAAGATGCGCTGGAAAGCGTGCGGGCGGCCGGCGGCAAGCCGTATGCGATTCCGGCTGGCTGTTCCGACCATCCGCTCGGCGGACTCGGTTTTGTCGGTTTCGCGGAGGAAGTTCGCCAGCAGGAAGCGGAATTGGGCTTCAAGTTCGACTACATCGTCGTGTGTTCCGTGACCGGCAGCACGCAGGCCGGCATGGTGGTGGGTTTCGCCGATGACGGCCGCGCCGAGCGTGTGATCGGTATCGACGCGTCGGCCAAGCCCGCGCAGACGCGCGAGCAGATCACCCGCATCGCGAAGCAGACTGCGGAACAGGTCGGCCTGGGACGCGATATCACCAGCAAGGACGTGGTGCTCGACGAGCGCTTCGGTGGCCCGGAATACGGTTTGCCGAATGACGGCACGCTCGAAGCGATCCGCTTGTGCGCGCGCCTGGAAGGCGTGTTGACCGATCCTGTCTACGAGGGCAAATCGATGCACGGCATGATCGAGATGGTGCGCAACGGCGAGTTTCCCGAAGGTTCGCGTGTGCTGTATGCGCACCTCGGCGGCGTGCCCGCGCTGAACGGCTACAGCTTCATTTTCCGCAACGGCTAA
- a CDS encoding pirin family protein: MLEIRHANQRGRAEHGWLSSRHTFSFANYHDPKQNGFSDLLVINDDRVAPAQGFGKHPHRDMEIFSYVLEGALEHKDTMGTGSVIVPGDIQLMSAGTGVAHSEYNHSKSDPVHFLQIWIAPGQKGTTPRYQQRHFGADQKRGVLRLVISPDGAEDSLTVQQDARVYAGLFDGDETARLELASDRYAYVHVARGSVTVNGVEFKEGDGARVRGEEALTFTQGHDAEVLVFDLRNIEMSELWA; the protein is encoded by the coding sequence ATGCTTGAAATCAGACACGCCAATCAACGCGGCCGCGCGGAGCACGGCTGGCTCAGCTCGCGTCATACGTTTTCCTTCGCTAACTATCACGATCCGAAGCAGAACGGCTTCTCCGACCTGCTCGTGATCAACGACGACCGCGTTGCGCCGGCACAGGGCTTCGGCAAGCACCCGCACCGCGACATGGAAATCTTTTCGTACGTGCTGGAAGGCGCGCTGGAGCACAAGGACACGATGGGCACCGGCTCGGTGATCGTGCCTGGCGACATCCAGTTGATGAGCGCGGGAACCGGCGTCGCGCACAGCGAATACAACCATTCGAAGAGCGACCCGGTGCACTTTCTGCAAATCTGGATCGCGCCGGGACAGAAGGGTACGACGCCGCGTTATCAGCAGCGTCACTTCGGTGCGGATCAGAAGCGCGGTGTGTTGCGCCTCGTGATCTCGCCGGACGGTGCTGAAGATTCGTTGACGGTGCAGCAGGACGCGCGGGTCTATGCCGGTCTCTTCGACGGCGATGAAACGGCGCGGCTCGAACTGGCGAGCGATCGCTACGCGTATGTCCACGTGGCGCGCGGCAGCGTGACTGTGAACGGCGTCGAGTTCAAGGAAGGCGATGGTGCGCGTGTGCGCGGCGAAGAAGCGCTAACCTTCACGCAAGGCCACGATGCGGAAGTCCTCGTTTTCGACTTGCGCAACATCGAGATGTCGGAGTTGTGGGCTTGA
- a CDS encoding Lrp/AsnC family transcriptional regulator, producing the protein MNATKIRSTPTAAATATVPPDPLQALDRIDRAILRQLQTDASISNVALAAKVKLSAPACLRRVERLKESGLIRGVVALIDPKAAGAGMLVIIGVVLDRSTPESFAEFEKAAQKVAGCMECHVVTGEFDYFMTIRTRDSDSFNRLHAEQLLYLPGVRQIRSFMVLKEILSTTKFPL; encoded by the coding sequence ATGAACGCAACAAAAATTCGTAGCACTCCGACAGCGGCAGCAACCGCTACGGTCCCGCCCGATCCGCTGCAGGCGCTCGACCGCATCGACCGCGCGATCCTGCGGCAGTTGCAAACCGATGCGTCGATTTCGAACGTCGCGCTGGCGGCGAAAGTCAAGCTGAGCGCACCGGCGTGTTTGCGGCGGGTGGAGCGGCTCAAGGAGTCCGGGCTGATCCGCGGCGTCGTCGCGTTGATCGACCCGAAGGCGGCGGGGGCGGGGATGCTGGTGATCATCGGCGTGGTGCTGGACCGCTCCACGCCGGAGTCGTTCGCCGAGTTCGAGAAAGCGGCGCAGAAGGTGGCCGGCTGCATGGAATGCCACGTGGTGACCGGCGAATTCGACTACTTCATGACGATTCGCACGCGCGACAGCGACAGCTTCAACCGCCTGCACGCGGAGCAGTTGCTCTATCTGCCGGGCGTCCGGCAAATCCGCTCGTTCATGGTGCTCAAGGAAATCCTCTCGACCACGAAATTTCCACTGTAG
- the ahpC gene encoding alkyl hydroperoxide reductase subunit C has protein sequence MPIINSQVKPFKAQAYHNGDFQTVTEESLKGKWSVFVFYPADFTFVCPTELGDLADRYDEFQKLGVEIYSVSTDTHFTHKAWHDTSDTIQKIKYPMIADPTLAISRNFDVLIEEEGLALRGTFVINPEGEIKLAEIHDNGIGRDAGELLRKVQAAQYIAAHPGEVCPAKWTPGAETLTPSLDLIGKI, from the coding sequence ATGCCGATCATCAACAGTCAAGTCAAACCGTTCAAGGCGCAGGCTTATCACAATGGCGATTTTCAGACCGTCACGGAAGAAAGCCTGAAGGGCAAGTGGTCGGTGTTCGTTTTCTACCCGGCTGACTTCACCTTCGTGTGCCCGACCGAACTGGGCGACCTGGCAGACCGTTACGACGAATTCCAGAAGCTCGGCGTCGAAATCTACAGCGTGTCGACCGATACGCACTTCACGCACAAGGCATGGCACGACACGTCGGATACGATCCAGAAGATCAAGTACCCGATGATCGCCGACCCGACGCTGGCCATCTCGCGCAACTTCGACGTGCTGATCGAAGAAGAAGGCCTGGCACTGCGCGGCACGTTCGTGATCAACCCGGAAGGCGAAATCAAGCTGGCCGAAATTCACGACAACGGCATTGGCCGTGACGCCGGCGAACTGCTGCGCAAGGTGCAAGCTGCGCAATACATCGCGGCTCACCCGGGTGAAGTGTGCCCTGCCAAGTGGACGCCGGGTGCAGAAACGCTGACCCCGTCGCTCGACCTGATCGGCAAGATCTAA
- a CDS encoding LysR family transcriptional regulator, producing the protein MQLDDMRIFVATVDAHNFTAAANRLSLSKQFVSRRVMALEETLGVQLLIRNTRKLAVTDLGQEFYERAKRILGEVEDAEQAMSLRRAGPRGLLRVSAPMSFGMAHLSPLVAMFLREHGDVRFEMELSDRTVDVVGEGFDMAIRIGSLPDSTLIGQKLVDIRMVACCSPGYVRRRGAPKVPGDLERHSCLLYGHGGAVSWEFVVDGVTKGVEVHGPLRANNGELVRDAAVAGLGIVRLPDFIVADALKSGQLVPVLEAFLPSATSVYAVYPQHRQSSLTIRAFVEFLREHLSKRLV; encoded by the coding sequence ATGCAACTCGATGACATGCGGATTTTCGTCGCCACCGTCGACGCGCATAACTTCACGGCCGCCGCCAACCGTCTGTCGCTGTCGAAGCAGTTCGTGAGCCGCCGGGTGATGGCGCTGGAGGAAACGCTCGGCGTGCAGTTGCTGATCCGCAATACGCGCAAGCTCGCGGTGACCGATCTCGGCCAGGAGTTTTACGAGCGCGCCAAACGTATCCTCGGTGAAGTGGAAGACGCCGAGCAGGCCATGTCGCTGCGGCGCGCCGGGCCGCGCGGACTGCTGCGCGTGAGCGCGCCGATGTCGTTCGGCATGGCGCATCTGTCGCCGCTGGTGGCGATGTTTTTGCGTGAGCACGGCGACGTGCGCTTCGAGATGGAATTGAGCGATCGCACGGTGGATGTGGTCGGCGAAGGCTTCGACATGGCGATCCGGATCGGCAGCTTGCCGGATTCCACGCTGATCGGGCAGAAGCTCGTGGATATCCGGATGGTGGCCTGCTGCAGTCCCGGTTATGTGCGGCGGCGTGGCGCGCCCAAGGTGCCCGGCGATCTGGAGCGCCATTCGTGCCTGTTATACGGGCACGGCGGCGCGGTGAGCTGGGAGTTTGTCGTCGATGGCGTGACGAAAGGCGTCGAGGTCCACGGGCCGTTGCGCGCCAACAATGGCGAACTGGTGCGCGATGCGGCCGTCGCGGGCCTGGGGATTGTTCGGCTTCCTGACTTTATCGTCGCCGACGCGCTCAAAAGCGGCCAGCTCGTGCCAGTGCTCGAAGCATTCCTGCCCAGCGCGACGAGCGTCTACGCGGTGTATCCGCAGCACAGGCAAAGCTCCCTCACGATCCGGGCGTTCGTGGAATTCCTGAGGGAGCATTTGAGCAAGCGGCTGGTTTAG
- the msrB gene encoding peptide-methionine (R)-S-oxide reductase MsrB: MACNRRIFFRLIGALSLAGGASVWRTARAAQPAQAPGGSAAAAYEVTHSDAEWRKLLSDAQYRVLREAGTERPFTSPLNDEHRAGTFACAGCKLPLFSSKTKFDSGTGWPSFWQPLDHAVVTHTDKSFGMTRDEVLCRRCGGHLGHVFDDGPKPTGLRYCMNGLAMTFTPTAGA; encoded by the coding sequence ATGGCTTGCAACAGACGGATATTCTTCAGGTTAATCGGTGCGCTGTCGCTGGCCGGCGGCGCCTCGGTGTGGCGCACGGCGCGCGCGGCGCAACCAGCGCAAGCGCCAGGCGGCAGCGCGGCTGCCGCCTACGAGGTCACGCACAGTGACGCCGAGTGGCGCAAATTATTGAGCGACGCGCAATACCGCGTGCTGCGCGAGGCGGGCACGGAGCGCCCGTTCACCAGTCCGTTGAACGACGAGCACCGCGCCGGCACGTTTGCCTGCGCGGGGTGCAAACTGCCGCTCTTCTCGTCGAAGACCAAGTTCGATAGCGGCACGGGCTGGCCGAGTTTCTGGCAACCGCTCGATCACGCGGTCGTCACGCATACCGACAAGTCGTTCGGCATGACGCGCGACGAAGTGCTATGCCGGCGCTGCGGCGGCCATCTCGGCCACGTGTTCGACGACGGCCCCAAGCCAACCGGCCTGCGCTACTGCATGAACGGTCTGGCGATGACATTTACGCCCACAGCGGGCGCGTGA
- the msrA gene encoding peptide-methionine (S)-S-oxide reductase MsrA: MTKFEKRIDGKPARSRLAAISLSVGFGALALLLAQRMAFSSEAAVVIAPPGLDEPVSATATHEETAVFAGGCFWGVQGVFQHVRGVTKAVSGYSGGQRDTAQYETVSGGETGHAESVQVTFDPTQVTYGQLLQVYFSVIQDPTQLNRQGPDSGTQYRSAVFPLNDTQRRVAQSYIAQLDKARAFPAPIVTKAEPFKGFYPAESYHQNYLTLHPNSAYIAINDMPKVANLKRLFPNLYRDKPVLVEASQ, from the coding sequence ATGACGAAGTTCGAGAAACGCATTGATGGCAAGCCGGCGCGTTCGCGCCTGGCGGCGATTTCACTGTCGGTCGGATTCGGCGCGCTTGCGCTGCTGCTGGCGCAGCGTATGGCGTTTTCATCGGAGGCCGCCGTCGTGATCGCGCCGCCGGGGCTCGACGAACCGGTGTCCGCCACGGCCACGCACGAAGAGACCGCAGTCTTCGCCGGAGGCTGCTTCTGGGGCGTGCAGGGCGTGTTCCAGCACGTACGCGGCGTCACGAAAGCCGTTTCCGGGTACTCGGGCGGCCAGCGCGATACCGCGCAGTACGAAACGGTCAGCGGCGGCGAGACGGGGCACGCGGAGTCGGTGCAGGTGACGTTCGATCCGACCCAGGTCACTTACGGCCAGTTGCTGCAGGTGTATTTCTCCGTGATTCAGGACCCGACACAACTGAACCGGCAGGGACCGGATAGCGGTACGCAATACCGCTCGGCGGTGTTTCCGCTAAACGATACGCAGCGGCGCGTCGCGCAAAGCTACATCGCGCAGCTCGACAAGGCACGCGCCTTCCCGGCGCCGATCGTTACGAAGGCCGAGCCGTTTAAAGGCTTCTATCCCGCCGAGTCGTATCACCAGAACTATCTGACGCTGCATCCCAACTCGGCGTATATCGCGATCAACGACATGCCGAAGGTCGCCAACCTGAAGCGTCTGTTCCCGAATCTGTATCGCGACAAGCCGGTGCTGGTCGAAGCATCGCAGTAG